One stretch of Flavobacterium sp. 9 DNA includes these proteins:
- a CDS encoding DNA primase, giving the protein MKRVIVDYAKLTNEILNLLVEKFPDGYDDSDVIRFRNAKNELIEAVEVRTEDTIYLVKISTKLADRIENYDEDDDIDLDVDTIEPVKGLDLDDDSDDDDDDDAIDKPDTDGGDDDDDDDKDPDDIADEDDDEDDED; this is encoded by the coding sequence ATGAAAAGAGTTATAGTAGACTACGCTAAACTTACCAACGAAATTTTGAACCTTTTAGTAGAGAAATTTCCTGATGGTTATGATGATTCGGATGTAATCCGTTTTAGAAATGCTAAAAACGAATTGATCGAAGCTGTTGAAGTTCGTACTGAAGACACTATTTATTTAGTAAAAATTAGTACCAAACTTGCTGACAGAATTGAGAACTACGATGAAGATGACGACATCGATCTTGATGTGGACACAATCGAACCAGTAAAAGGTCTTGATCTTGATGATGATAGCGATGACGATGACGACGATGATGCAATAGACAAACCAGATACTGATGGCGGAGACGATGATGATGACGATGACAAAGATCCGGATGATATTGCTGACGAAGATGATGATGAAGACGACGAAGATTAA
- a CDS encoding DinB family protein: MNRDQLTENEYSGGFANYIREAGNVNLFEELEISLHDFIKFVQNIPMDKFDYRYAEGKWTIKDIIQHIMDCERIFAYRALRFSRNDKTPLPSFEEDDYANSTDSGSRSIQSLLTELSALRHSNLLFFKSLSEEQLKRIGTASNNQISVRALGFVIIGHQKHHQKVFEERYL; this comes from the coding sequence ATGAATAGAGATCAATTAACCGAAAATGAGTATTCAGGTGGATTTGCTAATTATATTAGAGAAGCCGGAAATGTAAATTTGTTTGAAGAATTAGAAATCTCTTTGCATGATTTTATAAAATTTGTTCAAAATATTCCAATGGATAAATTTGATTATCGTTATGCTGAAGGAAAATGGACGATTAAAGATATTATCCAACACATAATGGATTGCGAGCGAATTTTTGCTTATCGCGCTTTACGATTTTCAAGAAACGACAAAACTCCTTTGCCAAGTTTTGAAGAAGATGATTATGCAAATAGTACAGACTCAGGAAGTAGAAGTATTCAAAGTTTATTGACTGAGTTGTCAGCTTTGAGACATTCTAATTTGTTATTTTTCAAAAGCTTATCTGAAGAACAACTAAAAAGAATTGGAACAGCATCAAACAATCAAATTTCTGTTCGTGCTTTGGGCTTTGTAATAATTGGACATCAAAAGCATCATCAAAAAGTTTTTGAAGAAAGATATTTATAG
- a CDS encoding Lrp/AsnC family transcriptional regulator has translation MSKFRLDEVDHQILDMLIDNTRVPFTDIAKKLLISAGTVHVRVKKMEDAGIIMGSSLALDYDKLGYSFIAYVGVFLNNTSQTKFVLERINQIPFVTVASVTTGKFNIFCKIRAKDTKHAKEVIFMIDDIEGVYRTETMISLEESINDKKRLMHTIFKNM, from the coding sequence ATGAGTAAATTTCGTTTAGATGAAGTAGATCACCAGATTTTAGATATGTTAATAGACAATACGAGAGTTCCGTTTACTGACATTGCAAAAAAACTATTGATTTCTGCTGGAACAGTACATGTTAGAGTAAAAAAAATGGAAGACGCCGGAATAATAATGGGCTCTTCATTGGCCTTAGATTACGATAAATTAGGGTACTCATTTATTGCTTATGTAGGTGTATTCCTTAATAATACGTCTCAAACTAAATTTGTATTAGAGCGCATCAATCAAATTCCTTTCGTTACAGTAGCATCTGTAACTACTGGTAAATTCAATATTTTTTGCAAAATTAGAGCAAAAGATACTAAGCACGCAAAAGAAGTTATCTTTATGATTGACGATATTGAAGGTGTTTACAGAACTGAAACAATGATTTCATTAGAAGAAAGTATAAACGATAAGAAGCGTTTGATGCATACTATTTTTAAAAATATGTAA
- a CDS encoding helix-turn-helix transcriptional regulator, producing MVNIDDFVKRLEIILDYYGINASSFADRIGVQRSSMSHLLSGRNKPSLDFVMKILDVFPDVDLYWLLNGKGNFPKNEEENSKVKNYETLETEKTNPPISSNDNFVAGDLFSQINYKEEEKAPIRYSSEVKNQNLIPEEGEIEKIVIFYKNGTFKAYAP from the coding sequence ATGGTAAACATCGATGATTTTGTAAAAAGACTGGAAATTATATTGGATTACTACGGTATTAATGCCTCTTCTTTTGCTGATAGAATTGGCGTACAACGTTCCAGTATGTCTCACCTACTTTCGGGAAGAAACAAACCTAGTTTAGATTTTGTCATGAAAATATTAGACGTTTTTCCTGATGTAGATCTTTATTGGCTTTTGAATGGAAAGGGAAATTTTCCTAAAAATGAAGAAGAAAATAGTAAAGTTAAAAACTATGAAACTTTAGAAACTGAAAAAACAAACCCTCCTATTTCATCAAATGATAATTTTGTGGCTGGCGATTTGTTTTCACAAATAAATTATAAAGAAGAAGAAAAAGCTCCGATTAGATATTCATCGGAAGTAAAAAATCAAAATCTAATTCCGGAAGAAGGGGAAATTGAGAAAATAGTTATTTTTTATAAAAATGGGACATTTAAGGCCTATGCCCCATGA
- a CDS encoding nuclear transport factor 2 family protein, whose protein sequence is MNANEALITKFYTAFANADAKTMAECYHPKVHFIDPAFGLLKEEQVSKMWEMLLIKSKGNLKIEFSNVKADEFAGSANWVATYNFSKTNRNVINRIAAEFSFQDGLIIKHTDNFDVWKWSKQAFGPTGYLLGWTGFFQKKVQQQALSSLRKFEESK, encoded by the coding sequence ATGAACGCCAACGAAGCTTTAATTACAAAATTCTATACCGCTTTTGCAAACGCCGACGCTAAAACAATGGCTGAATGTTATCATCCAAAAGTTCATTTTATAGATCCTGCTTTTGGTTTATTAAAAGAAGAGCAAGTTTCTAAAATGTGGGAAATGCTGCTTATAAAAAGCAAAGGGAACTTAAAAATTGAATTTTCAAATGTTAAAGCTGATGAATTTGCGGGTTCTGCAAATTGGGTTGCAACTTATAATTTCAGTAAAACAAACAGAAATGTAATCAATCGAATTGCAGCCGAATTTTCGTTTCAAGATGGCTTAATCATCAAACATACAGATAATTTTGATGTTTGGAAATGGTCAAAACAAGCCTTTGGACCAACCGGATATCTATTAGGCTGGACAGGTTTCTTTCAAAAGAAAGTTCAGCAACAAGCCTTGTCATCACTTAGAAAGTTTGAGGAATCCAAATAA
- a CDS encoding M14 metallopeptidase family protein, protein MNLEELFDQYKEQSIAGRYLTLDHITPLLEKLNTNNQVKVIGTSVLGEPIYSYEIGSGETRIYLWSQMHGNESTTTKALFDFINVLNSGSEFAEKMLKTFTFYSIPILNPDGARLYTRENANKIDLNRDSQNLTQPESKVLREVFETFKPHYCFNLHDQRTIFGAGETGKPATVSFLAPSYNEEREINDNRLKAINVIAGINDVLQKYIPEQVGRFDDSFNINCIGDTFQFLGVPTILFEGGHFPNDYDREITRKLLFFSLITSFKLIGENDLVDNRIHDYLNISQNKVVFYDFMYKNIKINYDGIEIITNFVAQYKEELIENKIHFNAYIVEVGELENYFGHYEYDAKGALYSDDFTNFPKMNQKADFYLDKNVKFVNGLIKS, encoded by the coding sequence ATGAATTTAGAAGAACTATTTGACCAATACAAAGAACAATCTATAGCAGGACGTTACTTGACTCTAGACCATATTACACCATTATTAGAAAAACTAAATACAAATAATCAAGTCAAAGTTATTGGCACATCTGTTTTAGGAGAACCTATATATAGTTACGAAATTGGTAGCGGAGAAACGCGTATTTACCTTTGGTCGCAAATGCACGGAAACGAAAGCACAACCACAAAAGCATTATTTGATTTCATTAATGTATTAAATAGCGGTTCAGAATTTGCGGAGAAAATGCTTAAAACATTTACTTTTTATAGTATTCCTATACTAAATCCTGACGGAGCAAGACTTTATACACGCGAAAATGCCAATAAAATTGATCTAAATCGCGATTCTCAAAACCTGACACAACCAGAAAGTAAGGTTTTGAGAGAAGTTTTTGAAACTTTCAAGCCTCATTACTGTTTTAACCTTCATGATCAGCGAACTATTTTTGGCGCAGGAGAAACTGGAAAACCAGCAACAGTATCATTTTTAGCGCCTTCTTATAATGAAGAAAGAGAGATTAACGACAACAGATTAAAAGCTATAAATGTGATCGCCGGAATCAACGATGTATTGCAAAAATACATTCCGGAACAGGTTGGACGCTTTGATGATTCGTTCAATATCAATTGTATAGGAGATACTTTTCAGTTTTTAGGAGTACCAACAATCTTGTTTGAAGGCGGACATTTCCCTAATGATTACGATAGAGAAATAACCCGAAAGCTCCTATTTTTCTCACTTATTACGAGTTTTAAACTGATCGGCGAAAACGATTTAGTTGATAATAGAATTCATGATTATTTGAATATTTCACAAAATAAAGTCGTTTTTTATGATTTTATGTATAAAAATATCAAAATAAATTATGATGGTATCGAAATTATTACGAATTTTGTCGCACAATACAAAGAAGAATTGATTGAAAATAAGATTCATTTCAACGCTTACATAGTTGAAGTAGGTGAGTTGGAAAATTATTTTGGACATTATGAATACGATGCAAAAGGAGCACTTTATTCAGATGACTTTACAAATTTTCCGAAAATGAATCAAAAAGCAGATTTTTATTTAGATAAAAATGTTAAATTTGTTAACGGATTGATAAAAAGTTAA
- a CDS encoding spermidine synthase, translating into MIQKLFSYLIPIKIFKKKSARSKIIEVTWANGELVLDSENTNYSYGSLQRILRYGLRNIGYKAILEMDHILLLGVAGGSVIKTLVDEVEYKGRITGVEIDSDMIQIANEYFNLNQIKQLDVIIDDAFEFVLKTKEKYDLIIIDIFEDINMPNFLFEKFFSDRVCSLLKDQGFVLFNTMILDEAHNVRNKKYIAEINAELFTSKMLPRIEVHNELIIIEKVA; encoded by the coding sequence ATGATTCAAAAGTTATTCAGTTATTTAATTCCAATTAAAATATTTAAAAAAAAATCCGCCAGAAGTAAAATAATTGAGGTTACTTGGGCAAATGGAGAATTGGTTTTAGATTCTGAAAATACAAATTATTCATACGGAAGTTTGCAACGTATATTAAGGTACGGACTTAGAAATATTGGATATAAAGCAATTCTCGAAATGGACCATATTCTATTACTTGGTGTTGCCGGAGGAAGTGTCATAAAAACTTTGGTTGATGAAGTGGAATATAAAGGTAGGATTACCGGTGTCGAGATTGACTCTGATATGATTCAAATTGCAAATGAATATTTCAACCTTAATCAAATAAAACAGCTGGATGTTATTATTGATGATGCTTTTGAGTTTGTTTTAAAAACAAAAGAAAAGTACGATCTGATAATCATTGATATTTTTGAAGACATTAATATGCCAAACTTTTTGTTTGAGAAGTTTTTTAGCGATCGTGTTTGTTCGCTTTTAAAAGATCAGGGTTTTGTTTTATTCAATACCATGATTCTGGATGAAGCACATAATGTTCGAAACAAAAAATATATTGCCGAAATTAACGCCGAATTATTTACTTCGAAAATGCTGCCCCGCATAGAAGTGCATAATGAATTAATAATAATTGAAAAAGTCGCCTAA
- a CDS encoding phosphoenolpyruvate carboxylase — MYTLPKIERFNQDVLSKYHIYNSVFITLPFDSIDNTGALLPLFTETCETGFKKQETPKEIFNYFSDRYLNNASESEKIDLMFRFIQYIERQIVLFDAIEDAAFPEVNNMEGRGSLRDIKEKSDAKEKDDQLIEFLENFNVRTVLTAHPTQFYPGPVLGIINDLTDAIRLNDLLKIKQLLAQLGKTPFIQNEKPNPYDEAVSLIWYLENVFYATSGEIVHYLQKNILDGNAIQNQLIKLGFWPGGDRDGNPFVTTEITLKVADRLRTSILKCYYIEMRSLKRKLTFSGVDTLVAELEHKLYRSVFYSKGEIYITLEELLSQLNKIRDIIIEKHQSLYLDELEAFLVKINLFGFHFATLDIRQNSKIHNIVFKDVVDYYLNSGSDVFPKNYFELSENEKLVVLSNVKGELNPADFENEITRSTLESVQAIKTIQNANGEFGANRYIISNNESALNVMETFAMIRLNNWENPSVDIIPLFESVDDLQNAHQIMEQLYTNPEYSKHLQARGNKQTIMLGFSDGTKDGGYLMANWSIYQAKIALTEISRQYGIKAIFFDGRGGPPARGGGKTHKFYASLGPKIENNEIQITVQGQTISSNFGTLDSCRYNIENLLTAGVTNQVFSKGKNELSADETQILTQLADLGYEKYLSFKNHPKFIPYLEKMSTLKYYSKTNIGSRPSKRSKSESLDFADLRAIPFVGSWSQLKQNVPGFFGVGTALKYFEENGQWDKVHDLYHNSLFFKTLLENSMMSLAKSFLPLTAYMRNDPEFGEFWQIIFDEFQETKRLLLKIAGHKTLMENYPDGIASIQVRERIVLPLLTIQQFALLRINELNKENSPNEDLIKVYEKIVTRSLFGNTNASRNSA, encoded by the coding sequence ATGTACACGTTACCAAAAATCGAACGTTTTAATCAAGATGTTCTTTCTAAATACCACATTTATAATAGTGTTTTTATAACATTACCATTTGATTCTATAGATAATACAGGGGCTTTACTTCCTTTATTTACAGAAACTTGCGAAACGGGATTTAAAAAACAGGAAACTCCTAAAGAAATTTTTAATTACTTCTCTGACAGATACTTAAACAATGCATCAGAATCAGAGAAGATTGATTTAATGTTCCGATTTATTCAGTATATCGAACGTCAGATTGTATTATTTGACGCAATCGAAGATGCTGCTTTTCCAGAAGTTAATAATATGGAAGGACGCGGATCTTTGCGTGATATCAAAGAAAAATCAGATGCAAAAGAAAAAGACGATCAATTAATCGAATTTCTTGAGAATTTTAATGTTAGAACTGTTCTAACAGCGCATCCAACACAGTTTTATCCTGGTCCTGTATTAGGAATTATAAATGATTTGACCGATGCAATTCGTTTAAATGATTTATTAAAAATAAAACAATTGTTAGCGCAATTGGGTAAAACACCTTTTATCCAGAATGAAAAACCAAATCCATATGATGAAGCGGTTAGTTTGATCTGGTATTTAGAGAATGTGTTTTATGCAACTTCAGGAGAAATTGTTCATTATTTACAGAAAAATATCCTTGACGGAAATGCAATTCAAAATCAATTGATAAAACTTGGATTCTGGCCAGGGGGAGATCGTGATGGAAATCCTTTTGTAACTACCGAAATTACTTTGAAAGTTGCAGACCGTTTAAGAACCTCAATCTTAAAGTGTTATTATATCGAAATGAGAAGTTTAAAACGTAAGTTAACTTTCTCAGGAGTAGACACTTTAGTAGCTGAACTTGAACATAAACTTTACCGTTCAGTATTTTATTCTAAAGGAGAAATATACATCACTTTAGAAGAATTATTATCGCAATTAAACAAAATAAGGGACATTATTATTGAGAAACACCAATCACTATATTTAGATGAATTAGAAGCTTTCTTAGTAAAAATTAACTTATTCGGATTCCATTTTGCAACTTTAGATATTCGTCAGAATAGTAAAATTCATAATATCGTTTTTAAAGATGTTGTGGATTATTATTTGAATTCTGGTTCAGATGTTTTTCCAAAGAATTATTTTGAATTATCGGAGAATGAAAAATTAGTAGTTTTATCGAATGTTAAAGGAGAATTAAATCCGGCAGACTTTGAAAATGAAATTACAAGATCTACTTTGGAATCTGTTCAGGCAATTAAAACAATTCAGAATGCAAATGGTGAATTTGGTGCAAATCGTTATATTATTAGTAATAACGAAAGTGCATTAAACGTAATGGAAACGTTCGCAATGATTCGTTTGAACAACTGGGAAAATCCTTCTGTGGACATTATTCCGCTTTTTGAATCAGTTGATGATTTGCAAAATGCGCACCAAATAATGGAGCAATTGTATACTAATCCTGAATATTCTAAACATTTACAAGCGAGAGGAAATAAGCAAACAATCATGTTAGGTTTCTCTGACGGAACTAAAGATGGTGGTTATCTAATGGCTAACTGGAGTATTTATCAAGCAAAAATTGCACTTACAGAAATTTCGAGACAATACGGAATAAAAGCTATTTTCTTTGACGGCCGTGGTGGACCTCCAGCACGTGGTGGTGGAAAAACACATAAATTTTATGCTTCTTTAGGTCCAAAAATTGAAAATAACGAAATTCAAATCACAGTTCAAGGACAAACGATTAGTTCTAATTTTGGAACTTTAGATTCTTGTCGTTATAATATCGAAAATTTATTAACGGCCGGAGTAACAAATCAGGTTTTCAGTAAAGGAAAAAATGAATTAAGCGCTGATGAAACTCAAATCCTGACGCAATTGGCAGATTTAGGATATGAGAAATATTTAAGTTTCAAGAATCATCCTAAATTTATTCCGTATTTAGAGAAAATGAGTACGTTGAAATATTACTCTAAAACAAACATTGGAAGTCGTCCATCAAAAAGAAGCAAATCAGAATCATTAGATTTTGCCGATTTGAGAGCAATTCCGTTTGTAGGTTCATGGAGTCAATTAAAACAAAACGTACCTGGATTTTTTGGAGTAGGAACAGCTTTAAAATATTTTGAAGAAAATGGCCAGTGGGATAAAGTACACGATTTATACCATAATTCATTATTCTTTAAAACGCTGCTTGAGAATAGTATGATGTCATTGGCAAAATCATTTTTACCATTAACAGCTTACATGAGAAACGATCCTGAGTTTGGTGAATTCTGGCAAATTATTTTTGATGAATTTCAAGAAACAAAACGTCTTTTATTGAAAATTGCAGGACATAAAACTTTGATGGAAAATTACCCTGATGGTATAGCATCAATTCAAGTGAGAGAACGTATTGTGTTGCCACTCTTAACAATACAACAATTTGCTTTATTGAGAATTAATGAGCTAAATAAAGAAAATAGTCCAAATGAAGATCTGATCAAAGTATATGAAAAAATCGTTACAAGATCTCTTTTCGGAAATACAAACGCAAGTAGAAACTCAGCTTAA
- the recQ gene encoding DNA helicase RecQ, producing MNSEILHAKLKENFGFEKFRPNQETIINTILSGQDTLAIMPTGGGKSICFQLPALVLPGITIVISPLIALMKDQVDSLKTNGINACYINSSQSSEEQQFYIDNLKSNKFKLVYIAPESLSYLDVVFNELTISLIAIDEAHCISSWGHDFRPAYTNLGYLKSRFPSTPVLALTATADKATRTDITKQLKLRNPKTFVASFDRKNLSLEVRPALDRVKQIIDFVEKKPNESGIIYCLSRKTTEELAEKLKKNGVKAKAYHAGLENKLRAKTQDEFINDDCQVVCATIAFGMGIDKSNVRWVIHYNLPKNIEGYYQEIGRAGRDGLAAETVLFESYADVIQLQKFASEGLNSDVQLAKLERMKQYADALSCRRKILLSYFGELVNENCGNCDICKNPPKFFDGTILAQKALSAISRLQESEPLAVIVDFLRGSRNAYVYEKNYQDLKTYGIGADISWYDWNQYLIQLINLGYCEIAFHQHNKILLTPFAKKVLFEGEKVKLTTVVKKVIDKNEIKEAKPKAAKNSLFEILRKLRYEISKDEEVPAYVIFSDAALRQMETLRPTSDEEFLAIDGVGKAKLEKYGQEFIDAITYYEKVKKEKAKVKKESNTYKTTLAFFKEGNSIEEIAGKRNLGQSTIVSHLAKLYVDGEDLDLNQFVTDLEVKQLHKAQVDLEYPTALKPYYDHFEEKLSYDKIRFGLAFIERHKDDDEKLKIKAYSVDEKRLENPEAYKKWSSEEDSDLVHNFYLGKKVKEIALLLGRNEGAINSRLKKLELKK from the coding sequence ATGAATTCAGAAATATTACACGCCAAACTAAAAGAGAATTTTGGTTTTGAGAAATTCAGGCCAAATCAGGAAACAATCATAAATACAATTCTTTCTGGTCAGGATACTTTGGCAATTATGCCAACTGGTGGTGGAAAATCAATTTGTTTTCAATTACCGGCCTTAGTTTTACCAGGAATTACAATAGTTATATCTCCATTAATTGCCTTGATGAAAGATCAGGTCGATAGTTTAAAAACCAATGGAATTAATGCTTGTTATATTAATAGTAGTCAATCAAGTGAAGAACAGCAATTTTATATTGACAACTTAAAATCTAATAAATTCAAACTTGTTTATATAGCGCCGGAAAGCTTATCTTATCTTGATGTGGTCTTTAACGAGTTGACAATCAGTTTGATTGCAATTGACGAAGCACATTGTATTTCGTCTTGGGGACATGATTTTCGTCCTGCGTATACTAATTTAGGATATTTAAAAAGCCGCTTTCCTTCTACTCCAGTTCTGGCTTTGACCGCAACTGCTGATAAAGCAACGCGTACAGATATTACAAAACAATTAAAATTAAGAAATCCAAAAACCTTTGTGGCTTCTTTTGATCGAAAAAATTTAAGTTTAGAAGTTCGTCCGGCATTAGATCGTGTAAAACAAATCATTGATTTTGTCGAAAAGAAACCTAATGAATCGGGGATTATTTATTGCTTAAGCAGAAAAACTACTGAAGAACTTGCCGAAAAACTTAAAAAAAACGGTGTAAAAGCCAAAGCGTATCATGCCGGTTTAGAAAATAAACTTCGTGCAAAAACTCAGGATGAATTTATTAATGACGATTGTCAGGTGGTTTGCGCTACAATTGCTTTCGGAATGGGAATTGATAAATCTAATGTTAGATGGGTGATTCACTATAATTTACCTAAAAATATAGAAGGTTATTATCAGGAAATTGGTCGTGCAGGCCGTGATGGTTTAGCAGCGGAAACTGTTTTATTCGAAAGTTACGCAGATGTAATTCAGCTTCAAAAATTTGCTTCAGAAGGATTGAACTCTGATGTACAATTAGCAAAATTAGAAAGAATGAAACAATATGCGGACGCATTAAGCTGCCGTAGAAAAATTCTACTTTCTTATTTCGGAGAATTGGTTAATGAGAATTGTGGAAACTGCGATATTTGCAAAAATCCTCCAAAATTTTTCGATGGTACAATTCTCGCGCAAAAAGCATTGTCGGCAATTAGCCGTTTACAGGAATCTGAGCCTTTGGCTGTGATTGTAGATTTTTTAAGAGGCTCGAGAAACGCGTATGTCTACGAAAAAAATTATCAAGACCTAAAAACGTACGGAATTGGCGCCGACATTTCATGGTATGATTGGAATCAATATCTAATTCAGCTTATAAATCTAGGATATTGTGAAATTGCCTTTCATCAACACAATAAAATTTTACTAACTCCTTTTGCAAAGAAAGTTTTGTTCGAAGGTGAAAAAGTAAAACTGACAACAGTTGTTAAAAAAGTAATTGACAAAAACGAAATCAAAGAAGCAAAACCGAAAGCGGCTAAAAATTCTCTTTTTGAAATACTTCGAAAATTACGTTATGAAATTTCTAAAGATGAAGAAGTTCCGGCATATGTAATTTTTAGTGATGCCGCTTTAAGACAAATGGAAACATTGCGACCAACGAGCGACGAAGAATTCCTTGCTATTGATGGAGTTGGAAAAGCTAAACTTGAAAAATATGGTCAGGAATTTATAGATGCTATTACTTATTATGAAAAAGTAAAAAAAGAAAAAGCGAAAGTTAAAAAGGAAAGCAATACTTATAAAACAACTCTGGCATTTTTTAAAGAAGGAAATAGTATTGAAGAAATTGCCGGAAAAAGAAATTTGGGACAATCGACAATTGTTTCGCATTTAGCTAAATTATATGTAGATGGCGAAGATTTAGATTTAAACCAATTTGTTACAGATCTCGAAGTCAAACAATTACACAAAGCTCAAGTTGATCTTGAATATCCAACAGCCTTAAAACCTTATTATGACCATTTTGAAGAAAAATTATCTTATGATAAGATTCGTTTTGGATTAGCTTTTATTGAAAGGCACAAAGATGACGATGAAAAGCTAAAAATTAAAGCTTATTCAGTGGATGAGAAAAGATTAGAAAATCCTGAAGCCTATAAAAAATGGAGTTCAGAGGAAGATTCAGATCTTGTTCATAATTTTTATCTAGGAAAGAAAGTGAAAGAAATAGCGCTTTTGTTAGGAAGAAATGAAGGCGCAATAAACTCCAGATTGAAAAAATTAGAATTGAAAAAATAA
- a CDS encoding 1-acyl-sn-glycerol-3-phosphate acyltransferase — MKKQFYKFIFFKLMGWKIVGIENAEVKKCILMVMPHTSNHDFYLGIFTRGISGLEMNWVGKKELFKFPFGYYFRSVGGEPLDRSGGLNKVDSIAAIFERKEVFRLAVAPEGTRKKVKEIRSGFYYIALKANVPIVPVAFDWGKKEVNLGKPFFPTGDYEADLQVLKKHYDGVIGKIPENGFQL; from the coding sequence ATGAAAAAACAATTCTATAAATTCATCTTTTTTAAGCTAATGGGCTGGAAAATAGTAGGAATAGAAAATGCTGAAGTTAAGAAATGTATTCTAATGGTGATGCCTCATACAAGTAATCATGATTTTTATTTGGGAATTTTCACTCGTGGAATCTCAGGATTGGAAATGAACTGGGTTGGAAAAAAGGAATTATTCAAATTTCCTTTCGGATATTATTTCAGAAGTGTGGGAGGAGAACCATTAGATCGCTCAGGCGGATTGAACAAAGTAGATTCGATTGCTGCAATTTTTGAACGCAAAGAAGTTTTTAGATTAGCAGTTGCTCCTGAAGGAACTCGTAAAAAGGTAAAAGAAATTAGAAGTGGATTTTATTATATAGCGCTCAAAGCAAATGTGCCAATTGTTCCCGTTGCATTTGATTGGGGTAAAAAAGAAGTTAATTTAGGAAAGCCATTTTTCCCGACTGGCGACTACGAAGCCGATCTTCAAGTTTTGAAAAAACATTATGATGGAGTTATTGGTAAAATTCCTGAAAACGGATTTCAATTGTAA
- a CDS encoding peptidoglycan DD-metalloendopeptidase family protein: protein MKPLASILKTLPPTKVIDSSIDFSKYLALDLSVTNQELMESKPENAAEFELFISNYLEKNNAEVAFGGYIEGRTLYQRSTIFKNDSIPERNIHIGLDLWTKANTAVLAPLDGKVHSFKNNEGLGDYGPTIILEHEIENEVFYTLYGHLSLESIENLSVGTVFKKGDKIAALGKSDVNGDYAPHVHFQIIKNIEEYWGDYPGVCNTNDLNFYIENCPDPNLLLKIT from the coding sequence ATGAAACCTCTTGCCTCTATTTTAAAAACATTACCACCTACTAAAGTAATTGATTCAAGTATCGATTTTTCAAAATACCTAGCTTTGGATTTATCGGTTACGAATCAGGAATTAATGGAATCTAAGCCTGAAAACGCAGCCGAATTTGAGCTTTTTATTTCTAATTATCTCGAAAAAAATAATGCCGAAGTCGCTTTTGGCGGATATATCGAAGGACGGACTTTGTATCAAAGAAGTACAATTTTCAAAAACGATTCTATTCCGGAACGAAATATTCATATTGGTCTCGATTTATGGACAAAAGCAAATACAGCTGTACTAGCTCCGCTTGACGGAAAAGTTCATAGTTTTAAAAATAATGAAGGTTTGGGCGATTATGGCCCGACGATTATTTTGGAACATGAAATTGAAAATGAAGTTTTTTATACTTTATACGGACATTTATCGTTAGAAAGTATAGAAAACCTTAGCGTTGGGACTGTATTTAAAAAGGGAGATAAAATTGCTGCTTTAGGAAAATCAGACGTTAACGGAGATTATGCGCCTCACGTACATTTTCAAATTATAAAAAATATTGAAGAATATTGGGGAGATTATCCCGGAGTTTGCAATACAAATGACCTTAATTTTTATATAGAAAACTGTCCCGACCCTAACTTATTATTAAAAATTACTTAA